The proteins below are encoded in one region of Candidatus Flexicrinis proximus:
- a CDS encoding 2-isopropylmalate synthase — translation MPSIPDTRVLIFDTTLRDGEQSPGATLSSAEKLEIARQLAKLGVDIIEAGFPAASPDDLEAVQRIAREIGTPDGPVIAGLSRAVENDIRTCWEGVKDAAKPRIHTFLGASDYHLNYITKTTRKEALEIVRKAVTLAKSLCEDIEFSPMDAGRADPAFLVEMCALAVQCGATTLNIPDTVGYVTPQEWQETIHNLIHETPGAGPGSGVIWSVHCHNDLGMATANTLAGVMAGARQVEVTINGIGERAGNTSLEEVVMALHTRPQYYHLQTGIVTREIMKTSRMVSNYTGMPVQPNKAIVGANAFSHEAGIHQDGMLKNAQTFEIMTPETVGLHESRLVLGKHSGRHALKVRLQELGYTFEGDELIRVFSRFKALADAKKNVTDADLEALVADETHKPQEFFTLVDCQITCGTMGMPTATLKIRDQDGTEHIHAAVGVGPVDAGYRAVDAVVKMPNTLIEYAVHAVTEGINALGEVTVRISPKDDPRTFGGHGAEPDIVVASIRAYMSALNRMLAALGYGEQQPEGAAATVGIRAG, via the coding sequence ATGCCTTCAATACCTGATACCCGCGTTCTGATTTTCGATACGACTCTGCGCGACGGTGAGCAAAGCCCTGGCGCGACGCTGTCCAGCGCAGAAAAGCTGGAGATTGCGCGGCAGCTGGCAAAACTCGGCGTGGATATCATCGAAGCCGGCTTCCCTGCGGCGTCGCCTGATGACCTCGAAGCTGTCCAGCGGATTGCCCGTGAGATCGGCACGCCGGACGGCCCGGTAATCGCCGGTTTATCTCGTGCCGTCGAGAACGATATCCGGACGTGCTGGGAGGGTGTAAAGGATGCCGCAAAGCCGCGCATCCACACCTTCCTCGGCGCGTCGGATTATCATTTGAACTACATCACCAAGACGACCCGCAAGGAAGCGCTCGAAATTGTGCGCAAGGCGGTGACGCTGGCAAAGAGCCTGTGCGAGGATATCGAATTCAGCCCGATGGACGCCGGGCGTGCCGACCCGGCTTTTCTGGTAGAGATGTGCGCGCTCGCTGTTCAGTGCGGCGCGACTACCCTGAATATCCCGGACACGGTAGGCTACGTGACGCCGCAGGAGTGGCAGGAGACCATCCACAACCTGATCCACGAGACGCCGGGCGCCGGTCCAGGAAGCGGTGTGATATGGTCCGTTCATTGCCACAATGACCTCGGTATGGCGACCGCCAATACGCTGGCGGGAGTGATGGCCGGAGCACGTCAGGTTGAGGTGACCATCAATGGCATCGGCGAACGTGCCGGTAACACGAGCCTGGAAGAAGTGGTCATGGCACTGCACACGCGCCCGCAGTATTACCACCTGCAGACTGGCATCGTGACCCGTGAGATCATGAAGACCAGCCGGATGGTTAGTAACTACACGGGAATGCCGGTGCAGCCGAACAAGGCCATCGTCGGCGCCAATGCGTTTTCGCACGAGGCCGGTATCCATCAGGACGGAATGCTCAAGAACGCGCAGACGTTCGAGATCATGACGCCAGAGACCGTCGGACTGCACGAGTCGCGACTGGTGCTTGGTAAACACAGTGGACGCCATGCACTCAAGGTTCGCCTGCAGGAACTGGGTTACACCTTCGAGGGTGATGAGCTGATCCGGGTGTTTTCGCGCTTCAAGGCACTGGCCGATGCCAAGAAGAACGTGACCGATGCCGACTTGGAGGCGCTGGTCGCCGACGAGACGCACAAGCCGCAGGAGTTCTTTACGCTGGTCGATTGCCAGATCACGTGCGGGACGATGGGAATGCCAACGGCAACACTAAAGATCCGCGATCAGGATGGCACCGAGCATATCCACGCCGCTGTGGGTGTTGGGCCAGTGGACGCAGGCTACCGGGCGGTAGACGCCGTGGTGAAGATGCCGAACACGTTGATAGAGTACGCGGTGCATGCCGTGACCGAGGGGATCAATGCGTTGGGCGAGGTGACCGTACGGATCAGCCCCAAAGACGACCCGCGCACGTTTGGCGGCCATGGGGCAGAACCAGATATTGTCGTTGCCAGCATAAGAGCGTACATGTCGGCGCTGAACCGGATGCTGGCCGCACTTGGGTATGGTGAGCAGCAGCCGGAGGGCGCAGCGGCCACGGTGGGGATACGCGCTGGATGA
- the leuB gene encoding 3-isopropylmalate dehydrogenase: MNARIVLLPGDGIGPEVMNSAVAVLNVIASRFGHKWSFDEQLIGGAAIDATGNPLPDATIKAGEQADAILLAAVGGPKWSDPSAPVRPEQGLLKIRGHFELFANLRPVKTYPALFSHAPLRAELLQGVDMMFVRELNGGLYFGDRKEQGDGTDSFDTMYYSVPEVERIAHVAFRAAQKRRKKVTSVDKANVLASMRLWRRTVVKVAEDYPDVELDHALVDACAMYLMTRPASFDVIVAENMFGDILSDEASVLAGSLGMLPSASLGTSTFGLYEPVHGSAPDIAGQGKANPIGQLLSTAMLLRYSLSLETEAAAIEAAIDAVLADGARTADIAPRGSQTWISTSEFTQAVIGKLTV; the protein is encoded by the coding sequence ATGAACGCCAGAATCGTTTTACTGCCGGGTGATGGAATCGGCCCGGAAGTCATGAACTCGGCTGTGGCCGTCTTGAACGTCATTGCGTCCAGGTTTGGGCATAAATGGAGCTTCGATGAACAACTGATCGGAGGCGCGGCGATTGACGCGACGGGCAATCCGCTCCCGGACGCAACCATTAAGGCTGGCGAACAGGCAGATGCTATCCTGCTGGCAGCGGTTGGCGGACCTAAGTGGTCAGATCCGTCCGCCCCAGTTCGTCCTGAGCAAGGGCTTCTGAAGATTCGGGGCCACTTCGAGCTGTTCGCAAACTTACGGCCGGTCAAGACGTATCCCGCGTTGTTCAGTCATGCTCCGCTGCGTGCTGAGCTGCTGCAGGGCGTGGATATGATGTTCGTCCGTGAGCTGAATGGCGGGCTGTACTTCGGTGACCGCAAGGAACAGGGTGACGGAACTGACAGCTTTGACACGATGTACTACAGCGTGCCGGAAGTGGAACGTATCGCGCATGTCGCATTTCGGGCTGCCCAGAAGCGCCGCAAGAAAGTGACATCGGTCGACAAGGCCAATGTGTTGGCCTCGATGCGTCTGTGGCGGCGAACCGTTGTCAAGGTGGCCGAAGATTATCCTGATGTCGAACTGGACCACGCACTGGTCGATGCCTGTGCGATGTACCTGATGACCCGTCCAGCATCCTTCGACGTGATCGTTGCCGAAAACATGTTTGGCGACATCCTGAGCGATGAGGCGTCAGTACTGGCCGGGTCGCTGGGCATGCTTCCATCGGCCTCACTCGGAACGTCCACCTTTGGCCTGTACGAACCCGTTCACGGGAGTGCTCCCGACATTGCCGGACAGGGCAAGGCCAACCCGATCGGCCAACTTCTAAGTACGGCCATGCTCTTGCGTTACAGTCTGAGCCTGGAGACTGAAGCGGCCGCAATCGAGGCCGCGATTGATGCAGTACTGGCCGATGGCGCGCGTACCGCCGACATTGCCCCACGTGGCAGTCAGACCTGGATCAGCACGTCCGAGTTTACGCAGGCCGTCATTGGTAAACTGACGGTCTGA
- the leuC gene encoding 3-isopropylmalate dehydratase large subunit, which translates to MTAKTLFEKVWETHLVRPQTPETPAVLYIDLHLVHEVTSPQAFTLLRERGLKVRRPDKTLATMDHSTPTTPRGLDGVIPVTDSQAAFQLDFLTRNCQEFGIPLFALGTENQGIVHVIGPEQGLTQPGMTIVCGDSHTSTHGAFGALAFGIGTSEVGHVLATQTLLQNRPQTMAVKVDGKLAPGVTAKDIILAVIAKIGVGGGTGYVLEYMGSALRNLSMEGRMTICNMSIEGGARAGMVAPDDTTFEYIAGRPRAPKGAAWDAAVARWRSLPSDEGAVFDATVELDGDALTPMITYGTNPGMGMKITDAVPDPDRLSDVSAKMALDKALRYMDLQPGQSLLGKPVNVVFIGSCTNSRITDLREAAKFLDGRKVSDAVRVMVVPGSQQVKKQAEAEGLDQIFKAAGAEWREAGCSMCIAMNGDQLAPGEYAVSTSNRNFEGRQGKGGRTFLASPLTAAATALTGVVTDPRTMVNN; encoded by the coding sequence ATGACAGCAAAAACACTTTTCGAAAAAGTGTGGGAGACGCACCTCGTGCGCCCGCAGACGCCGGAAACCCCGGCAGTACTCTACATTGACCTGCATCTCGTACATGAAGTCACGTCACCGCAGGCGTTCACGCTCCTGCGCGAGCGCGGGCTGAAGGTGCGCCGTCCGGACAAGACGCTGGCGACGATGGACCACAGCACGCCCACCACGCCGCGTGGACTGGACGGCGTTATTCCGGTCACCGACTCTCAAGCGGCGTTTCAGCTCGACTTCCTGACGCGCAACTGTCAGGAGTTTGGTATCCCGCTGTTCGCGCTCGGCACTGAGAACCAGGGGATCGTCCATGTCATTGGCCCGGAGCAAGGGCTGACCCAGCCAGGTATGACGATTGTGTGCGGCGACAGCCACACCAGTACGCACGGCGCATTTGGCGCGCTGGCGTTCGGCATTGGCACAAGCGAAGTCGGACACGTCCTGGCGACGCAGACCCTGCTGCAGAACCGTCCTCAGACGATGGCCGTCAAGGTCGACGGCAAACTCGCGCCCGGCGTAACGGCCAAAGACATCATTCTCGCCGTTATTGCTAAAATCGGCGTGGGCGGAGGGACCGGGTATGTGCTGGAATATATGGGCAGCGCGCTGCGCAATCTCTCGATGGAAGGGCGCATGACCATCTGCAATATGTCGATCGAAGGCGGTGCGCGGGCCGGTATGGTTGCGCCAGACGATACGACCTTCGAGTATATTGCCGGACGGCCGCGTGCGCCGAAAGGGGCTGCGTGGGACGCTGCAGTTGCACGCTGGCGGTCACTGCCTAGCGATGAGGGCGCGGTTTTTGACGCCACAGTCGAACTCGACGGCGATGCCCTTACGCCGATGATCACATACGGGACAAATCCGGGTATGGGCATGAAGATTACGGATGCCGTGCCTGATCCCGACCGGCTCAGCGATGTCAGCGCAAAAATGGCGCTCGACAAGGCGCTGCGTTACATGGATCTGCAGCCAGGTCAGAGCCTGCTTGGCAAGCCGGTCAACGTGGTCTTTATTGGCAGCTGCACGAACAGCCGGATCACCGATTTGCGCGAGGCGGCGAAATTCCTGGATGGGCGCAAGGTGTCGGACGCTGTGCGAGTCATGGTTGTGCCGGGGTCACAGCAGGTGAAGAAGCAGGCCGAAGCTGAAGGCCTTGACCAGATCTTCAAGGCGGCGGGCGCAGAGTGGCGCGAGGCGGGCTGCTCGATGTGCATCGCAATGAACGGAGATCAACTGGCACCAGGCGAATACGCGGTCAGCACCAGCAACCGCAACTTTGAGGGGCGGCAAGGCAAGGGCGGGCGTACCTTCCTGGCCAGCCCGCTCACGGCGGCAGCGACAGCGCTAACCGGCGTCGTGACCGATCCGCGTACGATGGTCAACAACTAA
- a CDS encoding citramalate synthase: MTQVAIYDTTLRDGTQREGISLSVADKLKITGLLDDLGVTYIEGGWPGSNPKDAAYFEAVRELTLAHAKIAAFGSTCRKGARPEDDENIRALVDARTQVCTVVGKTSMLHVRDVLQTTPDENLRMIRESIAYLKSLGKEVIYDAEHFFDGAKLDFEYAFETVRAANDGGADVVVLCDTNGGSLPWEVADFVYKARGAFPKTRFGIHTHNDGELAVANSLAAIQAGAIQVQGTINGYGERCGNANLCSIIPDLKLKMGIDCVPDSNLRTLTRLSRTVAEICNLAPDNHFAYVGKSAFAHKGGIHVAAIRRNVDSYQHITPELVGNEMRILVSDLSGRGNVMSKAEEWGLDVSTVAAAKVLDEIKLLENSGYVFEGAEASIAIRLHRAGMNYVPVFTLIDFTCIVENRRGRGDLAEAMVKIELDGDIVHTAAEGNGPVNALDLALRKALMPRYPIVRDFQLADYKVRILDGANGTAATTRVLIDTQNHKARWSTVGAGTNIIIASWLALVDSVEYGIMTETNRQAEGTSR, translated from the coding sequence ATGACTCAGGTCGCTATCTACGATACTACACTCCGCGACGGCACGCAGCGCGAGGGGATTTCGCTGTCGGTTGCCGACAAGCTGAAAATTACCGGCCTGCTGGACGATCTCGGCGTGACCTATATCGAAGGTGGCTGGCCGGGCAGCAATCCAAAGGACGCAGCCTATTTTGAAGCGGTGCGGGAATTAACACTCGCGCATGCCAAGATAGCGGCGTTCGGCTCGACCTGCCGTAAGGGCGCCAGACCCGAGGATGACGAAAACATCCGCGCACTGGTGGATGCCAGGACGCAGGTCTGTACCGTCGTTGGAAAGACGTCGATGCTGCATGTCAGGGACGTCCTGCAGACAACACCCGACGAGAATCTGCGAATGATCCGCGAGAGCATCGCTTACTTGAAATCGCTCGGCAAGGAAGTGATATACGACGCCGAGCACTTCTTCGACGGGGCGAAGCTCGATTTCGAGTACGCGTTCGAAACGGTTCGCGCCGCGAATGATGGCGGGGCAGATGTCGTGGTGCTGTGCGATACCAACGGCGGATCGTTGCCTTGGGAAGTGGCTGACTTTGTATACAAAGCGCGTGGCGCTTTTCCTAAAACACGGTTTGGAATCCACACGCACAACGACGGAGAGCTAGCCGTTGCGAATTCGCTGGCTGCAATCCAGGCCGGAGCCATCCAGGTACAGGGAACGATCAACGGCTATGGCGAGCGCTGCGGAAACGCTAACCTGTGCAGTATCATCCCTGACCTCAAGCTTAAGATGGGCATTGACTGTGTGCCGGACAGTAACCTGCGCACACTTACACGCCTGAGCCGGACTGTTGCCGAAATCTGCAACCTCGCGCCTGATAACCACTTCGCCTATGTCGGAAAGTCGGCCTTTGCCCATAAGGGCGGAATTCATGTTGCGGCGATCCGCCGCAACGTCGACAGCTACCAGCACATCACGCCGGAACTGGTCGGAAACGAGATGCGAATTCTGGTTAGTGACCTGAGTGGGCGCGGCAACGTGATGAGCAAGGCTGAGGAGTGGGGGTTGGACGTCTCGACGGTGGCCGCAGCCAAAGTTCTGGATGAGATCAAGCTCCTGGAGAACAGCGGCTATGTGTTTGAAGGCGCAGAAGCCTCTATCGCGATCCGGCTTCATCGAGCAGGGATGAACTACGTACCCGTGTTCACGCTGATTGACTTCACCTGCATTGTCGAAAACCGGCGCGGCCGAGGCGATCTGGCAGAAGCGATGGTCAAGATCGAGCTCGACGGTGATATCGTACATACCGCTGCGGAAGGTAATGGCCCGGTAAATGCGCTGGATCTCGCGCTGCGTAAGGCGCTGATGCCGCGTTACCCGATTGTGCGTGACTTCCAACTGGCGGACTACAAGGTCCGGATCCTGGATGGCGCGAACGGGACGGCGGCAACTACTCGCGTATTGATTGATACGCAAAACCACAAAGCACGGTGGAGCACGGTAGGAGCAGGCACGAATATTATCATCGCAAGCTGGCTTGCGCTGGTAGACAGCGTCGAATATGGAATCATGACCGAAACTAACCGGCAGGCTGAAGGCACTTCGCGGTGA
- the ilvC gene encoding ketol-acid reductoisomerase → MAATMYYEKHADLDLLKGKTIAVIGYGSQGHAHALNAKDSGLTVVVGLHAGSKSKAKAETDGLTVMSPAEATKIADVVMILTPDTTQADIYNAEIGPNLKPGSMLMFAHGFNIHFGTIVPPATVDVTMIAPKSPGHRVREVFQDGGGVPGLVAVHQDATGQAKARALAYGKAIGCTRAGVIETTFKEETETDLFGEQVVLCGGVTALIRASFETLVKAGYQPEIAYFECMHELKLIVDLLYQGGLSYMWYSVSDTAEYGGYTVGDAIEGLVKEEMAGTLARIQSGQFAREWIAENKNGRPNFAPRRKQEHNLMLEQVGAELRDMMTFLHAKRIKQD, encoded by the coding sequence ATGGCAGCAACGATGTACTATGAGAAGCACGCCGACCTTGACCTGCTCAAGGGTAAGACCATTGCGGTTATCGGCTACGGCAGTCAAGGCCACGCGCATGCGCTCAATGCTAAAGACAGCGGGTTAACCGTTGTCGTTGGCCTGCATGCCGGCAGCAAGAGCAAAGCTAAGGCGGAAACCGATGGATTGACCGTCATGTCTCCCGCGGAGGCGACGAAGATTGCCGACGTCGTGATGATCCTGACGCCAGACACGACCCAGGCTGACATCTACAACGCTGAGATCGGGCCGAACCTGAAACCCGGCTCTATGCTCATGTTTGCACACGGGTTCAATATCCACTTTGGGACGATCGTGCCGCCTGCGACTGTAGACGTGACGATGATCGCGCCGAAATCGCCGGGGCACCGCGTGCGTGAGGTCTTTCAGGATGGCGGCGGCGTACCGGGATTGGTTGCAGTACACCAGGATGCGACCGGTCAAGCAAAGGCGCGCGCGCTGGCCTACGGGAAGGCGATTGGCTGCACTCGCGCCGGCGTTATCGAGACCACCTTCAAAGAAGAAACTGAAACCGATCTCTTCGGTGAGCAGGTCGTTCTTTGCGGCGGCGTAACCGCCCTGATCCGCGCTAGTTTCGAGACGCTCGTCAAAGCCGGGTATCAGCCTGAGATCGCGTACTTCGAGTGCATGCACGAACTCAAGCTGATCGTTGACCTGCTCTATCAAGGTGGCCTGAGCTATATGTGGTACAGCGTCAGCGATACGGCCGAATATGGCGGCTACACGGTCGGGGACGCAATTGAGGGTTTAGTCAAGGAAGAAATGGCCGGCACGCTCGCGCGAATTCAAAGCGGGCAGTTCGCTCGCGAATGGATTGCGGAGAACAAGAACGGGCGGCCAAATTTTGCGCCGCGCCGCAAGCAGGAGCATAACCTGATGCTCGAACAGGTGGGCGCGGAACTGCGCGATATGATGACGTTCCTGCACGCCAAGCGTATCAAACAGGACTGA
- a CDS encoding branched-chain amino acid transaminase, giving the protein MNFGQYAWRNGEFVDFKDCNVHITTHALHYGSSVFEGIRAYATAQGPAVFRLQPHTHRMFNSSKLLKMELPFSEEQINTAILDTIARNGHESCYVRPLAFRGGGAMGLEGRKVPVELVIFTLEWGRYLGSDAIDNGVDVQVSSWRRMAPGTAASWGKIGGQYVNSQFITMEAHDNGFHEGLALDYNGYVSEGAGENIFVVVGDTVVTPGSWASILLGVTRDTAITLLKDLGYEVRFEPIPRDMLYLADEIFLTGTAAEISPVRSVDRQVVGAGKPGPVTKKVQEAFFAVTSGKAPDTHGWLTHVRK; this is encoded by the coding sequence ATGAACTTTGGTCAATACGCATGGCGCAACGGTGAGTTCGTTGACTTTAAGGACTGCAATGTCCATATAACGACCCATGCGCTCCACTATGGTTCAAGCGTTTTTGAAGGTATTCGCGCTTACGCGACGGCACAAGGCCCGGCAGTGTTCCGCCTGCAACCGCATACCCATCGCATGTTCAACAGCTCGAAGCTGCTCAAGATGGAACTGCCGTTTTCCGAGGAACAGATCAATACCGCGATTCTGGATACGATCGCACGCAACGGTCACGAGTCGTGCTATGTGAGGCCGCTCGCATTTCGCGGTGGCGGGGCGATGGGACTGGAAGGACGCAAAGTCCCGGTCGAACTGGTCATCTTTACGCTGGAGTGGGGCCGATACCTGGGCAGTGACGCAATCGACAATGGCGTCGACGTGCAGGTGAGTTCGTGGCGCCGGATGGCGCCGGGCACCGCGGCCAGCTGGGGGAAAATTGGCGGTCAGTACGTCAACAGCCAGTTTATCACGATGGAAGCCCACGATAACGGGTTCCACGAAGGCCTGGCGCTCGACTATAACGGTTATGTCAGCGAAGGCGCAGGCGAGAACATCTTCGTTGTCGTTGGGGACACCGTAGTCACGCCGGGAAGCTGGGCCTCGATCCTGTTAGGTGTCACACGCGATACGGCAATTACGCTGCTCAAGGATCTGGGCTACGAGGTGCGTTTTGAGCCGATCCCCCGCGATATGTTGTACCTGGCAGATGAGATTTTCCTCACCGGCACGGCAGCCGAAATCTCTCCGGTGCGTTCGGTAGACCGGCAGGTCGTTGGGGCCGGGAAACCAGGCCCGGTGACCAAGAAAGTTCAGGAAGCTTTTTTCGCGGTTACGTCCGGGAAGGCGCCGGACACGCATGGATGGCTGACGCACGTCCGCAAGTAA
- the ilvB gene encoding biosynthetic-type acetolactate synthase large subunit has protein sequence MQLTGSEILLECLIAEGVEVMFGYPGGAILPTYDAMTKYPQLRHVLVRHEQGASHMADGYSRASGKVGVCIATSGPGATNLVTGLATAMMDSVGIVAITGQVSRGSIGTDAFQETDVTGVTLPVTKHNYLVMSAAEIPLVVQEAFHLARSGRPGPVLIDIPKDVQTEKAEFKGYPVGKLKMPGYQVPDAADTRDIAEALDLIKRAKRPLILAGHGVVMSGATAQLRELAELAGIPVTLTLLGKGAIPEEHPLCLGMMGMHGHAVCNFAIQDADLLIALGMRFDDRVTGNLKTYSPNSKKIHVDIDPSELNKNVKVDVGITGDLRTVLTQIIPELPRQSHPEWMQMIRDWQEDGNERDILTHYTGEKLIGAQVINDLWRFTEGNAITVSDVGQHQMLEAQYYPHQRPSTMLTSGGLGTMGFGFPAAIGAKFARPDEEVWAIVGDGGFQMTLAELATARQENVDVNIAILNNGFLGMVRQWQEIFYDQRYHATPMVNPDFCKLAEAYDIPSMRVTRRDQIEESVAFARSIKGPVLIEYAILKEEMVYPMVPAGADLNKMIRRPKPGESKS, from the coding sequence ATGCAGTTGACGGGATCGGAAATCTTACTGGAATGCCTTATCGCAGAGGGTGTTGAAGTCATGTTCGGCTATCCAGGCGGTGCAATCTTGCCGACCTACGATGCCATGACCAAGTATCCGCAGCTACGGCATGTACTTGTACGGCATGAACAGGGCGCGTCGCATATGGCCGACGGCTATTCGCGCGCGTCAGGGAAAGTCGGGGTCTGTATTGCCACCAGCGGCCCGGGGGCGACTAACCTCGTTACCGGACTGGCGACGGCCATGATGGACTCTGTCGGGATTGTGGCCATCACCGGCCAGGTTTCACGCGGGTCAATTGGGACCGATGCATTCCAGGAGACCGACGTCACGGGTGTTACACTGCCTGTGACCAAGCACAACTATCTGGTGATGTCTGCGGCGGAAATTCCGCTTGTGGTACAGGAAGCGTTTCATCTGGCGCGGTCGGGACGCCCGGGACCGGTCCTGATCGACATCCCGAAAGACGTGCAGACCGAAAAGGCTGAGTTCAAGGGATATCCGGTCGGCAAGCTGAAGATGCCTGGGTATCAGGTGCCCGACGCAGCCGATACCCGAGACATCGCAGAGGCGCTGGACCTGATCAAGCGGGCCAAGCGGCCACTGATCCTCGCAGGGCATGGCGTCGTCATGAGCGGAGCGACGGCTCAGCTGCGCGAACTGGCGGAATTGGCAGGAATTCCGGTGACGCTGACCCTGTTAGGCAAGGGGGCGATCCCGGAAGAGCATCCGCTCTGCCTGGGCATGATGGGCATGCACGGTCATGCGGTCTGCAATTTTGCGATCCAGGATGCGGACCTGCTGATCGCCCTGGGCATGCGGTTTGACGACCGCGTAACCGGTAATCTCAAGACCTACTCCCCGAACTCCAAGAAAATCCACGTCGACATCGACCCCTCCGAACTCAATAAAAATGTCAAAGTCGATGTTGGAATTACAGGCGATCTGCGCACAGTGTTGACACAGATTATCCCTGAACTGCCGCGCCAGTCCCATCCGGAATGGATGCAGATGATCCGCGATTGGCAGGAGGACGGCAACGAGCGTGACATTCTGACTCACTATACTGGCGAAAAGCTGATCGGCGCGCAGGTTATTAATGACCTGTGGCGGTTTACCGAAGGCAACGCGATTACGGTCAGCGATGTGGGGCAGCACCAGATGCTGGAAGCGCAGTATTATCCGCACCAGCGTCCTTCGACAATGCTCACCAGCGGCGGGCTTGGCACAATGGGCTTCGGCTTTCCGGCAGCCATCGGCGCGAAGTTCGCGCGTCCCGACGAGGAAGTCTGGGCGATCGTCGGTGACGGCGGTTTCCAGATGACGCTGGCCGAACTGGCTACTGCGCGTCAGGAAAATGTCGACGTGAATATCGCCATCCTGAACAACGGTTTCTTGGGTATGGTACGCCAGTGGCAAGAGATCTTCTATGACCAGCGCTACCACGCGACCCCAATGGTCAATCCGGACTTCTGCAAGCTGGCGGAAGCGTACGATATCCCTTCGATGCGCGTTACTCGTCGCGACCAGATCGAAGAATCGGTCGCATTCGCACGGAGTATCAAAGGCCCGGTGCTGATTGAGTATGCGATCCTCAAGGAAGAGATGGTCTACCCGATGGTTCCGGCCGGGGCGGACCTGAATAAGATGATCCGACGCCCGAAACCGGGGGAGAGTAAGTCATGA
- the ilvN gene encoding acetolactate synthase small subunit, producing the protein MNDAKKHIISALVENKPGVLNRLVSLFRRRNFNIDSLTVGRTHKAHVSRVTIVVDSQRINARQMVANLYKLPNVIDAKAISEDLHVERDLALVKVRTDDADSYNAVAELCERYPTRIIDMGPHVAIIEITARTLLVEEFIDALKPIGIQELVRTGVVAMGRGIRTQDTDYEPMTASLTGESELERSSV; encoded by the coding sequence ATGAACGACGCCAAGAAACACATCATCTCGGCATTGGTGGAAAACAAGCCCGGCGTACTCAACCGACTCGTCAGCCTGTTCCGGCGGCGCAACTTCAACATCGACAGCCTGACAGTGGGCCGCACGCACAAAGCTCATGTCAGCCGCGTGACCATCGTCGTCGACAGCCAGCGCATCAATGCGCGGCAGATGGTCGCCAATCTGTACAAACTCCCGAATGTCATCGACGCAAAGGCGATCAGCGAAGACCTACACGTCGAGCGCGACCTGGCGCTGGTGAAAGTTCGTACGGACGATGCCGATAGCTACAATGCCGTGGCTGAACTGTGCGAGCGTTACCCAACGCGGATCATCGACATGGGTCCGCATGTAGCGATCATCGAAATCACAGCGCGTACGCTGCTGGTCGAGGAGTTTATCGACGCGCTTAAGCCGATCGGAATTCAGGAATTGGTGCGTACCGGCGTCGTGGCGATGGGGCGCGGCATCCGTACGCAGGACACCGACTACGAACCGATGACGGCATCGCTGACGGGTGAAAGTGAGCTCGAACGATCGAGCGTGTAG